Within Flavobacterium pisciphilum, the genomic segment CAGATGAATTGTTGAAGAGACAAGGACATAATTGGCTGAGTAATTCTAATGAAACTTTGAAAACCAAAAAAGATGCTTAATATACAATCATCAACGGAAGAAATATTTAAAACGACAGCACAACTATTTGTAGCTGCTGCTAATGATGCAATAGATCAAAAAGGCTTTTTTACAGTTGCTTTAACAGGAGGTTCTTCGCCAGAAGGGCTATACAAACTTTTGTCCGAAGATCAATACAAAAATCAAATTGACTGGACTAAAGTTCTTGTTTTTTGGGGAGATGAAAGATGGGTTTCACTGGATAATGGGCTAAGTAATGCTAAAATGTCCCAAGAAACACTTCTACAAAATGTTCCTGTCCTGCCGTCTAATATTTTTCCAATGTATGCAGATGATGTAAAGCCCGAAGATTTTGCATCAACTTACAATACACTTTTACATGAAAAACTTGGAGATGATGGAATAATGGATTTTATACTTTTGGGGATGGGAAGTGATGGACACACTGCTTCATTATTTCCTGGAACTGCCGTTCTTGATGAAAAAGAAAAATGGGTTGCTGCTTATTATTTAGATGCACAGCAAATGTATAGGATCACTCTTACAGCTCCTTTTTTAAACAAAGCAAAAAAAATAATCGTGTTAACTTTTGGCGATGCTAAGGCTGATGCCTTGAAAGAAGTGTTGGAAGGAGATTATAATCCGTCCCTCTATCCATCGCAATTATTGAAACCCACAAAAGGAGAACTTTTGTTTTTAGTGGACGAAAAAGCGGCAAAATATTTGAGCAATAACGATTAATTAGCAAAAAGAAAAACTACAATATGTTTACACATTATCTTAAAGATATACAGCATAATTCTGAAAGGGCAATCACGCCCTTTCATATTTTTGATTTGGATAAAGAGGATATGGAGCAATATCGGAATCCTCATACAAAAGACCATTTTTGTCTCCTGTTTGTTAAAAAAGGGAGTATGAAAATGCAAGTAGAAGATCGTCGTTATGATGTCAGTGAAAATTGCATAAGCGTTATATTTCCTGGTCAATTATCCTCAAAAGAACAAATCAGTGATGATTTTGATGGAAAAATGATTCTATTTGATGAAGTATTATTCTGTTCAGATATTTTAAAAAATGAGTTAAGTATTTACAATCACAATATATCCGTTAAGCTAAACCATATTGAATTACCCGTTGCCGAAACAAATGAAGTACAAATGTTATTGGAACAAATTGAAAAGTTGTATCATGACCTAACCTCTGTCAAAAAAGAGCAAGCACGATTTTTTATCAAGATAACATTGTTGAAATTAGTGGAGTTTGTACATACAAAATGGGATAAAGATAAAGTAACAAATGAGAATACCAGACTTTATGGAAAATTTCTTGAATTGTTGGAACGCCATTATAAAACGGAACGAATGGTTAGTTGGTACGCTGAAAAACTACTCATTTCACCAAAGAAATTAAATGAAATAACGAAGAAAGTGGCAGGCTTAACTTCTATTGAAACCATTCACGCAAGGATAATGAACGAGATCAAACAATTGCTGTTACTATCCAGTTATTCTCATAAAGAAATTGCTTTTGAACTTGGATTCAATTCGCCAGCAGCGTTGAATAAATTTGTGCGTGCAAAATTGGATGAAACCCCAACAAATCTGCAACAACAACTGGCACAAATGTATAATACATAGGCTTAACTTGGTAGCATATACGCCTAAGATTAGAGGTAGGTTTGTACTACAAATTAAAAGTATATGTTACCATCAGTTCAATTAAAAAATACGCAAGCATTTCAGAAGCTTGCAGCACATTTCGAGGACACAAAAGATGTGCAGATTAAGGATTTATTTTCAAAAGATCCACAACGATTTTCTTCGTTTTCTATCTTATGGAATGATATTTTGTTCGATTATTCAAAGAACAGAATCACAAAAGAAACATTTGATTTATTGCTTGAATTAGCAAATGAAGTGAAACTTCAGGAAGCTATTGAAAAGATGTTCGCAGGCGATAAAATTAATGCAACAGAAGGAAGACCTGTTTTGCATACTGCATTAAGACAACCAAAAGACGCAGTTGTTCTTGTTGATGGAATCAATGTTGTTCCACAAGTTTATGAAGTGCTTGAACAAATCCAAACTTTTACCGAAGATGTACTTTCAGGCACATGGAAAGGATATACTGGAAAACAAATTACCGATATTGTTAATATCGGTATCGGTGGTTCTGACCTTGGACCTGTAATGGTTACTGAAGCTTTAAAAGCATACAAAACGCATTTAAACTTGCATTTTGTTTCCAATGTTGATGGTACTCATTTGTCAGAAGTTTTAAAAAATGTAAATCCTGAAACCACACTTTTCCTTATTGCATCCAAAACATTTATCACACAAGAAACCATGACCAATGGACGTAGTGCACGTACTTGGTTGATTAATTCTGGTGCTAAAGAAGAAGATGTAGAAAAACACTTCGTCGCGCTAAGTACTAATGAAGCTGAAGTGAAAAAATTCGGAATCAATCCTAAAAATATGTTTGTTTTCTGGGATTGGGTTGGCGGAAGATATTCATTGTGGTCTGCAATTGGCCTGTCTATCAGTCTTGGAATCGGCTTTAATAATTTCAAAGCGTTATTAGAAGGTGCTAACGAAACCGATCAACATTTTCAGAACAGTGCGTTAGATCAAAATATCCCTGTTATCATGGCTTTACTTGGTGTATGGTATATTAATTTCTATGGTGCTGAAACATTAGGAATATTCCCGTACGACCAATATTTGCATCGCTTTGCTTCTTATTTTCAGCAAGGAGATATGGAAAGTAATGGAAAATATATTGATCGCAATGGTAAGGTAGTCAACTATCAAACTGGTCCAATAGTTTGGGGCGAACCTGGTACCAACGGACAGCACGCATTTTATCAATTACTTCATCAAGGTACAAAACTTATCCCTTCGGATTTCATCGCACCAGCTAAGAGCTTAAATCCACTTGGCGAACACCACAAAATATTACTTTCTAACTTCTTTGCACAAACTGAAGCCTTAATGAATGGCAAATCAGAAGAAGAAGTAATTGCAGAATTGAAAGCCGCTGGAAAATCAGACGCAGAAGTCAATCAGCAAAAGAAGTATAAAGTATTTCAAGGAAACCGTCCTACTAATTCATTCTTGTTGGAAAAAATAACACCAAAATCTTTGGGGAAACTTATCGCTTTGTATGAACATAAAATTTTTGTTCAGGGTGTGATTTGGAATATTTTCAGCTTCGACCAATGGGGAGTAGAATTAGGTAAACAATTGGCTACCGTAATTCTTTCAGAGCTTGAAGAAGATGATAAGATTGTAAGTCACGATTCATCCACCAATGGATTGATCGATCAATATAAAACTTGGCGTTAATCTATAATATTAATACAGTTTTACAAAAGGCAACGGAGAAATTTCTGTGGCCTTTTATATGTTTAATCGTGTATAATAAATGTATATCGAAGCGAAACAATTAAAGGAATATGTAGAATCATGATCCCCTATTGCATATTGTATTGATTAAAAATAAACAATTCAGGCGGTTGGCTCTGAATGGATCAAATGTATATCATATAGTAGGTAATGTATAACAACAGCCATGCAAGAGGCAGTACTTTTGTAGAAGAAATTTAAATAATAAAATATGAGTAAGTTATTTGTTGCCAGCGAAGTATTTCATGGTGCTGGAAGTTTATCAGAATTGAAAAATCTATCTGGAAAAAAAGCAATCAT encodes:
- the pgl gene encoding 6-phosphogluconolactonase; the protein is MLNIQSSTEEIFKTTAQLFVAAANDAIDQKGFFTVALTGGSSPEGLYKLLSEDQYKNQIDWTKVLVFWGDERWVSLDNGLSNAKMSQETLLQNVPVLPSNIFPMYADDVKPEDFASTYNTLLHEKLGDDGIMDFILLGMGSDGHTASLFPGTAVLDEKEKWVAAYYLDAQQMYRITLTAPFLNKAKKIIVLTFGDAKADALKEVLEGDYNPSLYPSQLLKPTKGELLFLVDEKAAKYLSNND
- a CDS encoding AraC family transcriptional regulator, which encodes MFTHYLKDIQHNSERAITPFHIFDLDKEDMEQYRNPHTKDHFCLLFVKKGSMKMQVEDRRYDVSENCISVIFPGQLSSKEQISDDFDGKMILFDEVLFCSDILKNELSIYNHNISVKLNHIELPVAETNEVQMLLEQIEKLYHDLTSVKKEQARFFIKITLLKLVEFVHTKWDKDKVTNENTRLYGKFLELLERHYKTERMVSWYAEKLLISPKKLNEITKKVAGLTSIETIHARIMNEIKQLLLLSSYSHKEIAFELGFNSPAALNKFVRAKLDETPTNLQQQLAQMYNT
- the pgi gene encoding glucose-6-phosphate isomerase — its product is MLPSVQLKNTQAFQKLAAHFEDTKDVQIKDLFSKDPQRFSSFSILWNDILFDYSKNRITKETFDLLLELANEVKLQEAIEKMFAGDKINATEGRPVLHTALRQPKDAVVLVDGINVVPQVYEVLEQIQTFTEDVLSGTWKGYTGKQITDIVNIGIGGSDLGPVMVTEALKAYKTHLNLHFVSNVDGTHLSEVLKNVNPETTLFLIASKTFITQETMTNGRSARTWLINSGAKEEDVEKHFVALSTNEAEVKKFGINPKNMFVFWDWVGGRYSLWSAIGLSISLGIGFNNFKALLEGANETDQHFQNSALDQNIPVIMALLGVWYINFYGAETLGIFPYDQYLHRFASYFQQGDMESNGKYIDRNGKVVNYQTGPIVWGEPGTNGQHAFYQLLHQGTKLIPSDFIAPAKSLNPLGEHHKILLSNFFAQTEALMNGKSEEEVIAELKAAGKSDAEVNQQKKYKVFQGNRPTNSFLLEKITPKSLGKLIALYEHKIFVQGVIWNIFSFDQWGVELGKQLATVILSELEEDDKIVSHDSSTNGLIDQYKTWR